ACTCAAAATCTCCCCACGCAGCGTCCTCGTCGCCAGCACCGGCGTCATCGGACACCCGCTCGACATGGCCAAGGTATCCAACGGCGTCAACCACGCCTACGATAACCTCGGCGACACCGAAGACCACGGCCGCGCCTTCGCCCAGGCCATCATGACCACCGACCTTAAGCCCAAATCCGCCTACCGCGAATTCACCGTCGACAACCAGACCATCCGTATCGCCGGCTGCGCCAAAGGCTCCGGCATGATCGCCCCAAACATGGCCACCATGCTCGCCTTCATCACCACCGACGCCAAAATCGCCCCCCACGACCTCCGCGCCAACCTCGTCCAGGCCGTCAGCCGAAGCTTCAACCGTATCACCGTCGACGGCGAAATGAGCACCAACGACATGGTCGCCGTCTTCGCCAGCGGACTCGCCTCCGATCATGAACTCGGCGAAACCTGGCTCAGCCCATTCGGCGAATACCTCTACGAACTCTGCAACGAACTCGCCCTCGCCATCGTCGCCGACGGCGAAGGAGCCACCAAAGTCTTCCACGTCATGGTCACCGCCGCCCGAAACTTCACCCAGGCCCATAAAATCGCCCGCGCCGTCGCCCAAAGCCTCCTCGTCAAAACCGCCATCCACGGGGCCGACCCCAACTGGGGACGTATCATCTCCGCCGCCGGGGCCGCCGGTGCCGACTTCAACCCCGAACAGGCCTCCTGCGCCATCGGCAACATCGTCATCTTCAACCGCGGCACCGGCGCCGACCACGACCGCGACGCCCTCGCCGATATCATGAACAAAAACGACATCTGGATCACCCTCAACCTCAACCACGGCGAAGCCTCCGACGTCGTCCATAGCTGCGACCTCTCCAAACAATACGTCGACATCAACGCCCTCTACCACACCTGACCCATCGCCCGAACCGCGACGCCATATCCTCGCATATCAGCGTGAGCAATAAAAACTAATGCCCTATATCCCCATTTCCGCAAAAGTTACTGGACAAAACCCCGACCCGCTGCTATATGATTTCCCTTATAACGTTAACCTTCGGTTAAGCAGCGACCGCCGACTCGGCCGCCCAGGCCATTCCGGACGAAAGAAGAGAAAGGTCATAGCTCAGGCTTTATGAGAAAAGTCCACATAGCACAGGCAACGCTCGTCTTTGGAGTGGCCGTCGGGCTGCTCGTAGGGCTTCCAGGCTTTGTCCGCCAGGTCGCCGACCATCCCCACGAGGGACTCATCCTCGTCAACGGCCGTATCGAAGGCGCCGAAGTCGCCGTCGGTAGCAAACTCACCGGACGCGTCACCGCCCTCCATGTCTCCGAAGGCCAGCAGGTCCATGCCGGCGACCTCATCGCCGAACTCGAATCCGAAAGCGTCCAGGTCGCCCACGAACAGGCCCTCGCCAACGTCGCTCAGGCCCAGCACGCCCTCCAGAGCGCCAACGAGGACGTCATCCGCTCCTCCTCCCAACTCGAAAACGCCAAAATCGCACTCGACCTGACCAAACAGCAGACCGAACTCGGCATCCGCCAGGCCCAGGCTCAGGTCCGCGAAGCACAAGCCGCCGTCGAACAGGCCCAGGCCCTCCTCAGCAAGTCACAAACCGAATACGACCACGCCCAGAAACTCTTCCAGTCCGACGCCGCCAGCGAACTCGAATTCACCTTCGCCACCGACGCTCTCAAAGCCCAGGAGGCCGCCGTCCGCATCGCCGAACAAAGACTCGCCCAGGCCAACGAAAACTTCGAACTCGCCAACTCCCGAAAATCCGAAGTCCTCATGCGACAGCACGACCTGGCCATCATGGAAAGCACCGTCCGACAGGCCCGCGCCGCCGTCGGAATCGCCGAGGCCCAACTCAAAGCCACCGAGGCCACCGCCAAAATGGTCGAAATCAACCTCCGCGACACCAAAATCTTCGCCCCGTGCGACGGCGTCGTCGTCACCCGCGTCGTCGAAGCCGGAGAGGTCATCGCCACCGGCGCCACCGTCGCCATGCTCATCGACTTCGACCGCCTCTACCTCAAGGGCTATCTGCCCAGCCAGCTCGTCGGACAGGTCAACCTCAACGATCCCGCTCGCGTCCACCTCGACGCCTACCCCGATCGCCACTTCGACGCCACAGTCACACAAATCCACCAGCAGGCCGAATTCACACCCAAAAGCGTCGATACGCCCCAACAGCGGGTCAAACTCGTCTTCGGACTCGAACTCACCGTCGAAAACGCCGAACGGCTCGTCAAACCGGGCATGCCCGCCGACGGCGTCATCCAGACCGATCCAAACGCCGCCTGGAAGATGCCCGCGGACCTCCGCTGATGCCCACCACCACGACTCAGCCGGCCGTCCTCGCACGCGGACTCCATAAACGCTTCCGACATACCGTCGCCATCGACCGGATCGACCTCGACATCCCACAAGGTCAGGTCTTCGGACTCGTCGGACCCGACGGCTCCGGAAAGAGCACCGTCCTCAAAATCCTCTCCGGACTCCTCCTGCCCGACCGCGGCGACTGCGAAATCTTCGGCTGCGACGTCATCAAGAATGTCGAATCCGTCCGCGGACTCATCGGCTTCGTCCCACAGGGCCTCGGACTCGCCGTCTCCGACAAGCTCACCGTCCGACAGAACATCGACTTCTTCGCCGACCTATACCACCTCCCCAAAGACCTCGCCGCCCAACGCTCCCAACGACTCCTCGAAATCACCAACCTCCACGAATTCCAAAGCCGCCTCGCCCGAAACCTCTCCGGCGGAATGCAGCAAAAGCTCAGCCTCTGCTGCATGCTCCTGCACCACCCAAAACTCCTCATCCTCGACGAACCTACCACCGGCGTCGATCCCGTCTCACGACGCGACCTCTGGGTCATCCTCAACGACCTCGTCGACACCGAAAACATCACCGTCGTCATCGCCACCAGCTACCTCGACGAAGCCGAACGATGCCACCACGTCGCCCTCGTCCACGCCGGAAAAATCCTCCTCCAGGGCTCGCCCACCGAACTGCCCGCCAAACACGGCGCACCCTCACTCGCCGACCTCTTCGTCGCCCAACTCGAACCCCAAGCCGAACACCACTTCAAACCCGACTCCCTCCACGTCGTCGAACGAATCAATAAAGACCCGCTCCCGCCCAACAAGCCCGCCGTCGAAGTCACCGGACTCGTCAAACGCTTCGGCCACTTCACAGCCGTCGACCACGTCAACTTCGAAATCCCGCCCGGAGCCATGTACGGATTCCTCGGACCCAACGGCGCCGGTAAAACCACCGCCATCAAAATGCTCTGCGGAATCCTTCAGCCGTCCGGCGGCGACGCCTACATCGCCGGTTTCCACGTCTGGCATCAACGCCGAAAACTCAAAAACCGCATCGGCTACATGTCCCAGAAATTCTCCCTCTACCGCGACCTCAAGGTCATCGAAAACCTCCGCCTCTACCGCCAGATCTACGGCCGACAGACCCACGACGTCCTCGAAGTCGATGAACTACTCGAAATCGTCGGCCTCGTCGGCTACGAACACCGCCTCACCAACGAACTGCCCGTCGGACTCAAACAGCGCCTCGGCCTCGCCTGCTCCATGGTCCACCTGCCCGACGTCCTCTTCCTCGACGAACCCACCAGCGGCGTCGATCCCCTCGCCCGCGAACGATTCTGGGAAATCGTCCGCTTCCTCTCCCGTAAATTCGGAATCACCCTCCTGCTCACCACCCACTACATGGACGAAGCCGAATACTGCGACCGACTCGCCATGATCAACTTCGGAAAAATCGTCGCCGTCGGAACCCCCGACCAGCTCAAGGAACAAACCAGACGCGAAAAAGGCGCCCTCCTCGAAATCGCCGCCAAAGACTACCAGGCCGCCAAACGACTGGTCGACGAACACATCGCCCAAACCGTCTTCTTCGGCCGACGGCTACACGTCTTCTCCCAAACCCCACAAGAACACACCACCCAAATCCTAACCCTCCTCCACAAAAACAACCTCCCCGACGCCACCGTCCGCACCGCACCCATCCGCCTCGAAGATGTCTTCATCCACTTCGCCCGCCGTACAAACGCCGCCGAAGCCACCCCCTAAAGCCTAAAGCTCAGAGCCCAAAGCCTCTTTTCCTCCG
The nucleotide sequence above comes from Phycisphaerae bacterium. Encoded proteins:
- the argJ gene encoding bifunctional glutamate N-acetyltransferase/amino-acid acetyltransferase ArgJ → MTNTTITAPRGFKAGAAACGIKSENKLDLAVLACDTRAACAACFTQNRVQAAPIQLSRDHVKEGYAQALVVNSGNANACTGPRGLDDAATMTQLVAGKLKISPRSVLVASTGVIGHPLDMAKVSNGVNHAYDNLGDTEDHGRAFAQAIMTTDLKPKSAYREFTVDNQTIRIAGCAKGSGMIAPNMATMLAFITTDAKIAPHDLRANLVQAVSRSFNRITVDGEMSTNDMVAVFASGLASDHELGETWLSPFGEYLYELCNELALAIVADGEGATKVFHVMVTAARNFTQAHKIARAVAQSLLVKTAIHGADPNWGRIISAAGAAGADFNPEQASCAIGNIVIFNRGTGADHDRDALADIMNKNDIWITLNLNHGEASDVVHSCDLSKQYVDINALYHT
- a CDS encoding HlyD family efflux transporter periplasmic adaptor subunit gives rise to the protein MRKVHIAQATLVFGVAVGLLVGLPGFVRQVADHPHEGLILVNGRIEGAEVAVGSKLTGRVTALHVSEGQQVHAGDLIAELESESVQVAHEQALANVAQAQHALQSANEDVIRSSSQLENAKIALDLTKQQTELGIRQAQAQVREAQAAVEQAQALLSKSQTEYDHAQKLFQSDAASELEFTFATDALKAQEAAVRIAEQRLAQANENFELANSRKSEVLMRQHDLAIMESTVRQARAAVGIAEAQLKATEATAKMVEINLRDTKIFAPCDGVVVTRVVEAGEVIATGATVAMLIDFDRLYLKGYLPSQLVGQVNLNDPARVHLDAYPDRHFDATVTQIHQQAEFTPKSVDTPQQRVKLVFGLELTVENAERLVKPGMPADGVIQTDPNAAWKMPADLR
- a CDS encoding ABC transporter ATP-binding protein; the protein is MPTTTTQPAVLARGLHKRFRHTVAIDRIDLDIPQGQVFGLVGPDGSGKSTVLKILSGLLLPDRGDCEIFGCDVIKNVESVRGLIGFVPQGLGLAVSDKLTVRQNIDFFADLYHLPKDLAAQRSQRLLEITNLHEFQSRLARNLSGGMQQKLSLCCMLLHHPKLLILDEPTTGVDPVSRRDLWVILNDLVDTENITVVIATSYLDEAERCHHVALVHAGKILLQGSPTELPAKHGAPSLADLFVAQLEPQAEHHFKPDSLHVVERINKDPLPPNKPAVEVTGLVKRFGHFTAVDHVNFEIPPGAMYGFLGPNGAGKTTAIKMLCGILQPSGGDAYIAGFHVWHQRRKLKNRIGYMSQKFSLYRDLKVIENLRLYRQIYGRQTHDVLEVDELLEIVGLVGYEHRLTNELPVGLKQRLGLACSMVHLPDVLFLDEPTSGVDPLARERFWEIVRFLSRKFGITLLLTTHYMDEAEYCDRLAMINFGKIVAVGTPDQLKEQTRREKGALLEIAAKDYQAAKRLVDEHIAQTVFFGRRLHVFSQTPQEHTTQILTLLHKNNLPDATVRTAPIRLEDVFIHFARRTNAAEATP